The region TGTAGACCACATCTTCGGTAGCGGCATTGCCAGATGCACCCCGAGCATAAGGACATCCGCCCAGCCCCGAAACGGACGAATCTACTACGGCTATTCCAAAGTTCAGCGAAGTCAAAATGTTCGGAAGGGCTTGGCCGTACGTATCGTGACAGTGCACGGCCAGCATATTGACCGGGGCGATCTTAGTTACCTCGCGTAGCATTTCGGAGAATGAACCGGGCGTTCCAACGCCAATGGTGTCGCCGAGCGATATTTCATAGCACCCCATTTCAAGCAGCTTGTCCACGACGCGTACCACGGCCGATGGTTTAATTTTTCCTTCATAAGGACAACCTACGAAAGATGAAGAATGAATTAAAGTAGGGATACATTCGATGGTTCCGTTAGATAGCGCGCGCTTACCGACAACCGTTGAAACGTATCCTCGAACCTTGATGTTGGCCTTTCGGGCTGCGTCCATCACGTCCTTAAATCGTGCGATGCTTTCCTCGACGGAGCAGTTTACGTTCTTGCGTGAAAAACTCTCGGATGCCGCTCCGAAAACCGCGACCTCTTCAGCCCCGGCCGCCACCtgtgaatgaaaaaaatcattgtCCCCTTGGCCTTGGAGATTGTGATACGATTGCTTACGGCCGCCTGGAAACCTTTGAGGTTTGGAGTTAATACGGGATACGAAATCCCAGGCAGCTTGTTGATCCCTTTCAGAACCTCGGTGTTGTCGCCCATCTGTGGTACCCATTTTGCGCTGACAAAGCTGGTCGCCTCTATTGTGCGAAGACCGGTCTCTGATAATTGATTGATAAGGTCAATTTTCACGGAAGCCGGAAGAATAGTGGGTTCGTTCTGAAGTCCATCTCGTGGGCCAACCTCCACTATCCGTACCGCTACAGGCTGCGAGATACTCTGGAGCAGTGATGTAAGAAAACATGATAAGAGCAATCAGTTCCAAGATCGCTTGATACCAGCCACTTGATGTTCTAGACACCTACCGTAGTGTACTGCCGAACGCTATTTAATGTAAGCAAGCGCGAGGCACTTCGAAACATGTTTGCGGGCTCAATAAGTAAAGTTATTCGCAAACCAAGTGGAGAAAAAGGAATTACAAGATCAGGCGATCGCGGACACAAATAAACAATCGACCAACGTTGCAGTTCGTCGATTCCGGgtgtcaaaaaaaaatttggAAATTCGAGCGGTTTTGCCGCAGAATCGAGCGGCGGCTGGGAAATATTTTGAATCCAACCGTCCTTACGTCAGAGCAGGCGCGCTTCGCTTTGCCGCATCATTTTTACCTGTTCCGCGCGGTGTGTGGCGAACGATTCTGGGAAGTTTGTAAAATTTGGTTACTGGCATGTCACAGCAGAACAATTTATCGGATGTTTCACCGAAAGTGACCTTTGGGACACCTACGCCGAACGAGTGGAAGCAGTTTTTACGCAGTGTGCAGTATGTTAATTATCGTGTCGCATCAAAAAAGGCTCTTACCTGTACCCGTTTTGTTTTAGGAACAAACCGATGGAGCGACAAGAAGCAAACTCTCCTCAGTCATCCGAGGAATCGTCGTTTGAGTTGGAGGAAAGTTTTCGAGCGTTGCTTGAACGCAAACGGCGCGAGATGGCAGAGAATCTTCGCGATCTAAGCGAACCTCGCGAAGATCCTCCAATTGAAACCGCAACAAGAACGGTAGCTTCGATCGGCAACGATTCGACGTTCATAGAGGCTGATTCCATGAGCAAAATATCGGATACAAGCTTCGAAGAAATGGAGCAAATGTGCGCACTTTTGGAGAAAGCAAGCAAACATGTCGAGGATGGTGAGCCTTCCGTTGCAGCCGGTGCCACTGGTGCGGGAAAATCGAGGCAAGATCCTCTAGTTCGTGAACCTCCGTCTGGCTTTGGCGATGTAACGCAGCTAGACGATATTGATGAGCCTTCCGGTCTGTGGGAAAACACAATTTTACCAGGTATTACCGCAGCGTTGTCCCCTGTGAAGCGTCTGCACTTACTGCGACCCTCAACCATTATCGAAGAATCTACGATGATTGGTGGCGAGATGCGCAGTTCAATCGagacaaccacaacaacacaagaCACCTTCGAATCGGCAAAGCAAGCGGTCGAAGTGACCAATGGAAGCTCGGCAGCCAGCGGAAGCGACGTTTACAGAACAGCAGAAGAGGATACCTTTGCTTCGAGCATCGCTTCTTACGCACAAACTACAGAGACGGATTCGAAGATGTTTAGCGATGTTTCGGAAAGCATCAAACAAACGAGCTTCATGAATAAGCTGGAAAATGAAGAGGAGGAATCGGGATACAGTCAAAACTCGACTAGAGAAGCCGGCAGCAGTGATATAGAGGAAAGTAATATTATCGTACTCGATAGCAGCACGAACGAAGCTGAAGACGACGGCAGATTGGAAGAAGAGACCGAAATTATCACGGCAAGCCATACGGATCCGCTCAATACATCCGAGGAAGAAGAGTACCATGTTGTGCagcaagaggaggaggaggaggaagaggagcagcgTTCGCGATCCGTTAATTGCAATGAAAACCAAGATTTATCGGGATTGGATGAAATCCCTGATCATTTCAACGACACTTTTGAGAAGACTGACTTTATGATGAAACAAGGAATGAAGCTGATGGCAATGa is a window of Anopheles aquasalis chromosome 2, idAnoAquaMG_Q_19, whole genome shotgun sequence DNA encoding:
- the LOC126573327 gene encoding hydroxymethylglutaryl-CoA lyase, mitochondrial yields the protein MFRSASRLLTLNSVRQYTTSISQPVAVRIVEVGPRDGLQNEPTILPASVKIDLINQLSETGLRTIEATSFVSAKWVPQMGDNTEVLKGINKLPGISYPVLTPNLKGFQAAVAAGAEEVAVFGAASESFSRKNVNCSVEESIARFKDVMDAARKANIKVRGYVSTVVGCPYEGKIKPSAVVRVVDKLLEMGCYEISLGDTIGVGTPGSFSEMLREVTKIAPVNMLAVHCHDTYGQALPNILTSLNFGIAVVDSSVSGLGGCPYARGASGNAATEDVVYMLHGLGIDTGIDLPKLVNVGKFICEKLGRQSESKVNRAMRKTNPNAC
- the LOC126573314 gene encoding uncharacterized protein LOC126573314 encodes the protein MSQQNNLSDVSPKVTFGTPTPNEWKQFLRSVQNKPMERQEANSPQSSEESSFELEESFRALLERKRREMAENLRDLSEPREDPPIETATRTVASIGNDSTFIEADSMSKISDTSFEEMEQMCALLEKASKHVEDGEPSVAAGATGAGKSRQDPLVREPPSGFGDVTQLDDIDEPSGLWENTILPGITAALSPVKRLHLLRPSTIIEESTMIGGEMRSSIETTTTTQDTFESAKQAVEVTNGSSAASGSDVYRTAEEDTFASSIASYAQTTETDSKMFSDVSESIKQTSFMNKLENEEEESGYSQNSTREAGSSDIEESNIIVLDSSTNEAEDDGRLEEETEIITASHTDPLNTSEEEEYHVVQQEEEEEEEEQRSRSVNCNENQDLSGLDEIPDHFNDTFEKTDFMMKQGMKLMAMREQQQLAEEENLLHASQKPHQSPAQCAASTCVEPQHIVPHVYVQQQQSAQKLTKSRTNSDSEESTIIRPRNLTPFGRTNVKGQTLSASKVTPLGTTISKKNTPASAGGNCKQTLFPSAGKYGAKNTPSNTSISGSFKKPISRLPQPSKLTRKFEHIQSPIGAYIKKTPQSLLQTKINCPQHDLIDKLHSEHGRDSVMSGGKSKENYNALANGALNVKGYTSSIPGKGVVSSNRAHVLDERNAMRIPGGEKMQKLLHSSPTLVIRHEGRIRYASGSSGTSHKKLPSSTFEDDSLADLSVMSSDVSVRVLKDAKRY